One genomic segment of Melospiza melodia melodia isolate bMelMel2 chromosome 22, bMelMel2.pri, whole genome shotgun sequence includes these proteins:
- the PIERCE1 gene encoding piercer of microtubule wall 1 protein, translating into MAEPSPGVPRRFEELTFYRGYGQPPAHPRYRTANQSYGSRAPTVHELPNSFHILPHTFSDHLGRFGMCRNESLNTSLEKSHCTGPDTFITAYEHMDFHPSYNPNGPSHCRDQPP; encoded by the exons ATGGCCGAGCCCAGCCCGGGCGTGCCCCGGCGCTTCGAGGAGCTCACCTTCTACCGCGGCTACGG GCAGCCGCCGGCTCACCCCCGTTACCGGACCGCCAACCAGAGCTACGGCAGCAGGGCCCCCACGGTGCACGAGCTGCCG AACTCCTTTCACATCCTCCCGCACACGTTTTCGGATCACCTGGGCAGGTTTGGCATGTGCAGGAACGAGAGCCTGAACACGTCCCTGGAGAAGAGCCACTGCACCGGCCCCGACACCTTCATCACGGCCTACGAGCACATGGACTTCCACCCCAGCTACAACCCCAACGGGCCCTCGCACTGCCGCGACCAGCCGCCGTAG
- the MRPS2 gene encoding small ribosomal subunit protein uS2m isoform X1 — protein MALPRLLRAAAPRLYSTVPAPAPLSVSVPAGSRPRADDDKLLTEPLNHPDFFSVKELFTLKDLFDARVHLGHKKGCRHRFMEPYIFGCRLDQDIIDLDQTMQHLQLALNFTAHVAYRGGIILFVSRRRQFCHLVESTARACGEYAHTRYWQGGLLTNAHIQFGPGVRLPDLLIFLSTLNNVFEPHVAIRDAAKMNIPTVGVVDTNCNPCLITYPIPGNDDSPAAVELYCRLFRMTIIRAKDKRRQSEAVEELQRKAQGK, from the exons ATGGCGCTGCCGCGGCTCCTGCGGGCAG CAGCACCGCGGCTCTACAGCAccgtcccggccccggccccgctctcgGTCTCGGTGCCGGCAGGCAGCCGGCCCCGCG CTGACGATGACAAGCTGCTGACAGAGCCTCTCAACCACCCCGACTTCTTCAGCGTGAAGGAGCTCTTCACCCTGAAAGATCTCTTTGATGCTCGGGTGCACCTGGGCCACAAAAAGGGATGTCGGCACAG GTTCATGGAGCCCTACATCTTCGGCTGCCGCCTGGACCAGGACATCATCGACCTGGATCAGACCatgcagcacctgcagctggcCCTCAACTTCACAGCCCACGTGGCCTACCGAGGGGGCATCATCCTCTTCGTCAGCCGCCGGCGCCAGTTCTGCCACCTGGTCGAGAGCACGGCGCGGGCGTGCGGGGAGTACGCGCACACCCGCTACTGGCAGGGCGGGCTCCTCACCAACGCCCACATCCAGTTCGGCCCCGGCGTGCGCCTGCCCgacctcctcatcttcctcagcACCCTCAACAACGTCTTCGAGCCGCACGTGGCCATCCGCGACGCGGCCAAGATGAACATCCCCACGGTCGGCGTGGTGGACACGAACTGCAACCCGTGTTTGATCACCTACCCCATCCCCGGCAATGACGACAGCCCCGCGGCCGTGGAGCTCTACTGCAGGCTCTTCAGGATGACCATCATCCGTgccaaggacaagaggcggcagAGCGAGGCcgtggaggagctgcagagaaaAGCCCAGGGCAAGTAG
- the MRPS2 gene encoding small ribosomal subunit protein uS2m isoform X2, translated as MALPRLLRAAPRLYSTVPAPAPLSVSVPAGSRPRADDDKLLTEPLNHPDFFSVKELFTLKDLFDARVHLGHKKGCRHRFMEPYIFGCRLDQDIIDLDQTMQHLQLALNFTAHVAYRGGIILFVSRRRQFCHLVESTARACGEYAHTRYWQGGLLTNAHIQFGPGVRLPDLLIFLSTLNNVFEPHVAIRDAAKMNIPTVGVVDTNCNPCLITYPIPGNDDSPAAVELYCRLFRMTIIRAKDKRRQSEAVEELQRKAQGK; from the exons ATGGCGCTGCCGCGGCTCCTGCGGGCAG CACCGCGGCTCTACAGCAccgtcccggccccggccccgctctcgGTCTCGGTGCCGGCAGGCAGCCGGCCCCGCG CTGACGATGACAAGCTGCTGACAGAGCCTCTCAACCACCCCGACTTCTTCAGCGTGAAGGAGCTCTTCACCCTGAAAGATCTCTTTGATGCTCGGGTGCACCTGGGCCACAAAAAGGGATGTCGGCACAG GTTCATGGAGCCCTACATCTTCGGCTGCCGCCTGGACCAGGACATCATCGACCTGGATCAGACCatgcagcacctgcagctggcCCTCAACTTCACAGCCCACGTGGCCTACCGAGGGGGCATCATCCTCTTCGTCAGCCGCCGGCGCCAGTTCTGCCACCTGGTCGAGAGCACGGCGCGGGCGTGCGGGGAGTACGCGCACACCCGCTACTGGCAGGGCGGGCTCCTCACCAACGCCCACATCCAGTTCGGCCCCGGCGTGCGCCTGCCCgacctcctcatcttcctcagcACCCTCAACAACGTCTTCGAGCCGCACGTGGCCATCCGCGACGCGGCCAAGATGAACATCCCCACGGTCGGCGTGGTGGACACGAACTGCAACCCGTGTTTGATCACCTACCCCATCCCCGGCAATGACGACAGCCCCGCGGCCGTGGAGCTCTACTGCAGGCTCTTCAGGATGACCATCATCCGTgccaaggacaagaggcggcagAGCGAGGCcgtggaggagctgcagagaaaAGCCCAGGGCAAGTAG